One Leptospira terpstrae serovar Hualin str. LT 11-33 = ATCC 700639 genomic region harbors:
- the atpC gene encoding ATP synthase F1 subunit epsilon: protein MSKELTLTVISPDKILYQGKAESVILPGAVGYFGILPGHATLVSQLEFGLIKLHTAGKEFRIAIDGGFCEVRNDQIRVLTEGGDSEDDLSHDHAVELLEEAEALPVSKDKEILLKKAKVRILLHER from the coding sequence ATGAGTAAAGAACTGACTTTAACGGTCATCTCTCCTGACAAAATCCTTTACCAAGGCAAGGCAGAGTCTGTGATTCTGCCTGGAGCTGTCGGTTATTTTGGAATTTTACCAGGACACGCCACTCTTGTGTCCCAGTTAGAATTTGGGCTCATCAAATTGCATACAGCGGGAAAAGAATTCCGAATTGCGATCGATGGGGGATTTTGTGAAGTGAGAAACGACCAAATCCGAGTCCTTACCGAAGGTGGAGATTCTGAGGATGATTTATCCCACGACCATGCTGTGGAACTCCTGGAAGAGGCGGAAGCACTTCCCGTCTCCAAAGACAAAGAAATTCTTCTAAAGAAAGCAAAAGTTCGCATTTTACTGCACGAACGTTAA
- the atpD gene encoding F0F1 ATP synthase subunit beta, whose amino-acid sequence MNKGKIKQIIGSVLDISFDSGNMPEIYNAVEIQSKVNGKDVTITAEVQQHIGDNTVRAISLQSTDGLKRGLEVVDTGLPISVPVGTKTLGRIFNVLGEAIDELGDLPKDVKRMPIHRNAPTYEEIKPKTEIFETGIKVIDLLAPYIKGGKTGLFGGAGVGKTVLIQELINNIAKQHGGYSVFAGVGERTREGNDLWNEMKESGVIDKTVLCFGQMNEPPGARLRIALSALTMAENFRDESGSDILLFVDNIFRFSQAGSEVSALLGRMPSAVGYQPTLSTEMGGLQERITSTVRGSITSVQAIYVPADDLTDPAPATAFAHLDATTTLSRAISEKGIYPAVDPLDSTSRIMNPQIVGEEHYNTAREVQRILQRYKDLQDIIAILGMDELSEDDKILVSRARRIEKFLSQPFHVAEQFTGRPGKYVKLEDTIRSFKGIIEGKYDTLPEQAFYMVGSIDEVIEAAKQLKG is encoded by the coding sequence ATGAATAAAGGTAAAATTAAACAAATCATCGGTTCGGTATTGGACATCAGTTTTGATTCCGGGAATATGCCTGAAATCTACAATGCCGTAGAGATTCAATCTAAAGTAAACGGCAAGGATGTAACGATCACAGCCGAAGTGCAACAGCACATTGGAGACAACACGGTTCGTGCCATCTCCCTCCAATCCACTGACGGATTAAAAAGAGGACTTGAAGTTGTCGATACAGGATTACCAATCTCTGTTCCCGTAGGAACAAAAACTCTAGGTCGTATTTTTAACGTGCTTGGTGAGGCTATCGATGAATTAGGTGACCTTCCAAAAGACGTAAAAAGGATGCCTATCCATAGAAATGCACCTACTTACGAAGAAATCAAACCGAAAACTGAGATCTTTGAAACAGGGATCAAGGTAATCGACTTACTTGCTCCTTATATCAAAGGGGGAAAAACAGGTCTATTCGGTGGTGCCGGAGTAGGGAAAACCGTACTTATCCAAGAGCTTATCAACAACATTGCTAAACAACATGGTGGTTACTCTGTGTTCGCTGGTGTGGGTGAAAGAACTCGTGAAGGAAATGACCTTTGGAACGAGATGAAAGAGTCAGGAGTCATTGACAAAACAGTTCTTTGTTTTGGCCAGATGAACGAACCTCCGGGTGCTCGTCTACGTATCGCACTTTCCGCACTCACTATGGCGGAAAACTTTCGTGATGAGTCAGGATCTGATATCTTACTATTCGTAGATAATATCTTCCGTTTCTCCCAAGCAGGATCTGAAGTATCAGCTCTTCTTGGTCGTATGCCATCAGCGGTAGGTTACCAACCAACTCTTTCTACGGAAATGGGTGGACTACAAGAAAGGATTACATCCACAGTTCGTGGTTCCATTACTTCGGTGCAAGCGATCTACGTTCCTGCCGATGACTTAACTGACCCTGCACCTGCAACTGCGTTTGCCCACTTAGATGCAACGACAACTCTCTCTCGTGCTATCTCTGAAAAAGGAATTTATCCTGCGGTAGATCCACTAGACTCTACATCTCGAATCATGAACCCACAAATCGTGGGAGAAGAACATTACAACACGGCTCGTGAAGTACAAAGAATCCTTCAAAGATACAAAGACCTTCAAGATATCATTGCGATTCTTGGTATGGATGAACTTTCTGAAGACGATAAAATTCTAGTATCTCGCGCACGTCGTATTGAGAAGTTCCTCTCACAACCTTTCCACGTAGCAGAACAGTTCACTGGTCGACCTGGAAAGTATGTGAAATTGGAAGATACCATCCGTTCCTTCAAAGGAATCATTGAAGGTAAATATGACACACTTCCAGAGCAAGCGTTCTACATGGTCGGATCGATTGACGAAGTAATCGAAGCGGCGAAACAACTCAAAGGTTAA